One segment of Salvia splendens isolate huo1 chromosome 20, SspV2, whole genome shotgun sequence DNA contains the following:
- the LOC121781156 gene encoding uncharacterized protein LOC121781156: MRTLSDQAMTFCSVGPSSPKQASKKAAMKLAKAKLKSRKSTPAPPTKENDRKRFIPSPLPEDKQLRKKIDFGEEEGTPLESPKFKGAIFPATSNKEIEGIIRPKTCEQRDFNDELDLDKPIKVCEAPPNNSRFSDQDSDRRAGEGPAADEVTVIQPSHGNTLILVAAKTKEVLEEERVKLLEMNMGTKEVLESGLVSYHNGDSRDALDLGGHVQSNPTNLLLVASLDLADTLDAMETQPLIDAGKVDIGRPAAEPNWILRIRNDPSPITPSSAFKNYHEEFPPLEKGRTLKLRDSFESGRPRGSQPPPSSQSSQDVLQNAGAMAHSQESPTNPAITPNVVEQEEIITTTTMEGTMACQFKVNPSTAMNATHNRAEKGVRPDPGVPKQAGGAAVGTENTIAWRSMADMIKEVPDPNGPQVFAPDKLQTIGLAMVSNGIPAIYFLGVEIQKLAENMGHGIVDKFSLSIPSVGQIQKALNNIKFQCGFTWKYINAKHILIQCEELADYAKILSGPKGTPVWFIDRHPMRVFKWTPDFDAYCESPIAAIWCNLIGLPIHLFDQSALFAIGKLLGTPIQVDRATANKTRLSFARICVEIDITKPPPEKNNIGYLRKRDGATSPVGQNSSLLPRMQARRACK, translated from the coding sequence ATGCGAACCCTCTCGGACCAAGCCATGACATTTTGCTCAGTGGGGCCATCTTCCCCGAAGCAAGCATCTAAGAAGGCGGCAATGAAGCTGGCCAAAGCTAAACTTAAGTCACGGAAGAGCACTCCAGCACCACCAACCAAAGAGAACGACCGGAAGAGATTCATCCCGTCTCCACTTCCCGAAGACAAGCAACTCCGGAAGAAGATAGATTTCGGAGAGGAGGAAGGTACCCCACTTGAGAGTCCCAAATTCAAAGGGGCAATATTTCCGGCGACTTCAAACAAAGAAATTGAGGGTATCATCCGGCCAAAGACGTGCGAGCAACGTGACTTCAATGACGAGCTTGATTTGGACAAGCCAATCAAGGTATGTGAAGCTCCTCCTAATAACTCGCGCTTTTCCGATCAAGATTCCGACCGGAGAGCCGGAGAGGGGCCGGCCGCCGATGAGGTAACGGTCATCCAGCCAAGTCATGGcaatacacttatacttgttgcTGCAAAAACAAAAGAAGTATTGGAGGAAGAGAGAGTCAAACTTCTTGAAATGAATATGGGTACAAAAGAGGTTTTGGAAAGTGGTTTGGTCTCTTACCACAATGGTGACTCACGTGATGCACTAGACTTGGGAGGCCATGTGCAGTCAAATCCTACCAACCTCCTCCTTGTAGCCTCCTTGGACTTGGCGGATACACTTGACGCCATGGAGACCCAACCGCTCATCGACGCCGGAAAAGTGGACATAGGGCGACCGGCGGCCGAGCCGAACTGGATACTTAGAATTCGTAATGACCCCTCCCCCATAACACCCTCGTCGGCCTTCAAGAACTATCATGAAGAATTCCCACCTTTAGAGAAGGGTCGCACCCTCAAGCTTCGAGACTCCTTTGAGAGTGGCCGGCCGAGAGGGTCGCAACCGCCACCAAGCTCCCAATCAAGCCAAGATGTGCTACAAAACGCGGGGGCGATGGCGCATTCCCAAGAGTCACCCACGAACCCGGCTATCACCCCTAATGTCGTGGAGCAAGAGGAGATCATTACGACAACTACCATGGAGGGAACAATGGCCTGCCAATTTAAAGTGAATCCGTCAACCGCAATGAATGCTACCCACAATAGGGCCGAGAAGGGAGTTAGACCAGACCCTGGTGTCCCCAAACAGGCCGGTGGAGCCGCGGTGGGGACGGAAAATACTATTGCATGGCGATCTATGGCTGATATGATCAAGGAGGTCCCGGACCCGAACGGCCCACAAGTTTTCGCACCCGATAAGCTCCAAACGATTGGTCTCGCTATGGTTTCAAATGGGATTCCGGCTATTTACTTTTTGGGAGTGGAGATTCAGAAGCTCGCCGAGAATATGGGACATGGTATCGTAGATAAATTCTCCCTCTCTATACCATCAGTTGGTCAAATACAAAAAGCTCTCAATAACATTAAATTTCAATGTGGatttacttggaaatatattaatgccaaACATATTCTCATCCAATGCGAGGAATTGGCGGATTATGCTAAGATACTTAGTGGCCCGAAGGGGACGCCGGTGTGGTTTATTGACCGccacccgatgagggtgttcaaatggacCCCGGATTTCGATGCATATTGTGAGTCGCCAATCGCAGcgatatggtgcaacctaatcgGGCTCCCTATTCATTTGTTCGACCAATCTGCATTGTTCGCCATTGGCAAGCTTCTCGGGACCccaatccaagtggatcgagccaccGCGAACAAGACTAGGCTGTCCTTTGCGCGCATTTGTGTCGAGATTGACATCACAAAGCCCCCCccggaaaaaaataatattggaTATTTGCGGAAGAGAGACGGTGCAACAAGTCCGGTGGGACAAAATTCCAGCCTATTGCCGCGAATGCAAGCACGTCGGGCATGCAAGTAA